The following are encoded together in the Capsulimonas corticalis genome:
- a CDS encoding SDR family oxidoreductase, producing the protein MTNNIEGKVVVITGASSGLGEAAARLLSEQGATVVLGARRADRIQALAEELNAKGGKALAQATDVIDRDQVKALVDSAVRTYGRIDTIINNAGLMPQSLLEALKIDEWDRMIDVNIKGVLYGIAAALPYMKEQKSGHIINVSSVAGHKVRPGSSVYAATKHAVRALSEGLRQEVKPYNIRTTIISPGAVATELPSTITDTETADRIQKFYNEVAIPADAFARTVIFAMSQPEDVDINEILFRPTRQEL; encoded by the coding sequence GTGACCAATAACATCGAAGGCAAGGTCGTTGTCATTACAGGCGCCAGCAGCGGACTGGGCGAGGCGGCCGCCCGTCTTCTTTCCGAGCAGGGCGCAACGGTTGTGCTGGGCGCGCGGCGCGCCGACCGTATTCAGGCGCTTGCGGAAGAGCTGAACGCCAAAGGCGGCAAGGCGCTCGCCCAGGCCACGGACGTTATCGATCGCGATCAGGTAAAGGCTCTGGTGGACTCCGCCGTGAGAACATACGGGCGTATCGACACGATCATCAACAATGCCGGACTGATGCCGCAGTCGCTGCTGGAGGCGCTCAAGATCGACGAGTGGGACCGCATGATCGATGTGAACATCAAGGGCGTGCTCTACGGAATCGCGGCGGCGCTGCCTTATATGAAAGAGCAAAAGTCCGGGCATATCATCAATGTCTCCTCGGTCGCCGGTCATAAAGTTCGCCCTGGAAGCTCGGTCTATGCGGCGACCAAACACGCCGTACGCGCGCTTTCCGAAGGACTGCGCCAGGAAGTAAAGCCCTACAATATCCGAACGACGATCATCTCGCCCGGCGCGGTCGCCACAGAACTGCCCAGCACCATCACCGACACGGAAACCGCCGACAGAATCCAAAAGTTCTACAACGAGGTCGCGATTCCCGCCGACGCGTTCGCCCGAACGGTTATCTTCGCCATGAGCCAGCCGGAAGATGTGGACATCAACGAAATCCTGTTCCGGCCCACTCGCCAGGAACTTTAA
- a CDS encoding AraC family transcriptional regulator, whose protein sequence is MNFINEAGNNQDTDRSHGTQPNAELREKVNREELVERIARAIPIDGTDEPVKGLRLNRMSSIAGPHHNVTQPSFCVIAQGAKEILLGNERYRYDPYKYFLATVELPAVSQLVEASPERPYLSLRLNLDSATVASVMLEAEIPSPRRDVNRVRAMNVSPLDSGLLDAAVRLVRLVDAPPAEARVLLPLITREIIFRLLAGDQGARLRHIAVLGGHTDRIARAIERLRHDFDKPLRIESLAHDLGMSPSGFHEHFKAVTAMSPLQFQKNLRLQEARRLLLGEDLDASSAAFRVGYEDTSHFSREYKRFFGHPPMRDIERLRAADRVEV, encoded by the coding sequence ATGAATTTCATAAACGAGGCGGGGAACAATCAGGATACGGACCGGTCCCATGGGACGCAGCCCAATGCGGAGCTGAGGGAGAAGGTCAATCGGGAGGAGCTGGTGGAGCGTATCGCGCGGGCCATTCCCATCGATGGAACCGATGAGCCGGTGAAGGGGCTGCGCCTGAACCGGATGTCTTCGATCGCGGGACCGCACCATAACGTGACGCAGCCATCATTCTGCGTCATCGCGCAGGGCGCCAAGGAGATTCTTCTCGGGAACGAACGCTATCGATACGATCCCTACAAGTACTTTCTGGCGACGGTCGAGCTGCCCGCCGTGAGCCAGCTTGTGGAGGCGTCGCCGGAGCGGCCGTACCTGAGTCTGCGTCTGAATCTCGATTCCGCGACCGTCGCGTCCGTCATGCTCGAAGCGGAGATCCCGTCCCCTCGAAGAGATGTCAACCGTGTCCGCGCTATGAACGTGAGCCCGCTGGACTCGGGCCTGCTGGACGCCGCGGTCCGTCTCGTGCGGCTCGTGGACGCCCCGCCGGCCGAGGCGCGGGTTCTGCTGCCGTTGATCACCCGCGAGATCATCTTCCGCCTGCTCGCCGGCGATCAGGGCGCGCGGCTGCGGCATATCGCCGTCCTGGGCGGTCATACCGACCGCATCGCCCGCGCCATCGAGCGCTTGCGGCATGATTTCGACAAGCCGCTCCGGATCGAGAGCCTGGCGCACGACCTCGGCATGAGCCCCTCTGGCTTCCACGAGCATTTCAAGGCCGTGACCGCGATGAGCCCCTTGCAGTTCCAGAAGAATCTGCGGCTTCAGGAGGCGCGCCGCCTGCTGCTCGGCGAGGACCTGGACGCTTCCAGCGCCGCCTTCCGCGTGGGCTATGAAGACACGTCGCACTTCAGCCGCGAATACAAACGCTTCTTCGGCCACCCGCCGATGCGCGATATCGAGCGCCTGCGGGCGGCCGACAGAGTCGAGGTCTGA
- a CDS encoding DUF4085 family protein yields MKFFTRDLYQWLQDSQPEFEPSENLTAEDAEAAWEEACVASGRTAAVEAWKAASIALRTHFEEIKPRLSDDALNLALTTFHDGIVKNVHFDGKTLQILLDTRGGVCEPIGDVTLTFHGVQSVVGLDAMLDEWWLYEEMDLHPEAAFEYRALLLNAEFSVAADRVEIQHVPQPHASCRRTDS; encoded by the coding sequence TTGAAGTTCTTTACACGCGATCTGTACCAGTGGCTCCAGGATAGCCAGCCGGAATTTGAACCGAGTGAGAACTTAACAGCGGAAGATGCGGAGGCGGCATGGGAAGAAGCGTGCGTGGCGAGTGGGCGAACCGCAGCAGTAGAAGCCTGGAAAGCTGCAAGTATCGCCTTGCGGACGCATTTCGAGGAAATCAAACCACGCTTGAGCGATGATGCTCTAAATTTGGCGCTAACGACATTTCACGACGGAATTGTCAAGAATGTCCACTTCGATGGGAAAACGCTCCAGATCTTGCTGGATACGCGTGGCGGCGTCTGTGAGCCAATTGGCGATGTGACATTAACGTTCCATGGCGTGCAAAGCGTTGTCGGATTGGACGCAATGCTGGATGAATGGTGGCTTTACGAAGAGATGGATTTGCATCCAGAAGCAGCGTTCGAATACCGAGCGCTGCTTCTGAATGCTGAGTTTTCTGTAGCCGCTGACCGTGTGGAAATTCAGCACGTTCCGCAGCCGCATGCTAGTTGCCGGCGTACCGATAGCTGA
- a CDS encoding DMT family transporter, whose amino-acid sequence MRNWIFALVALAGAAIPFQSVVNSRLKNAVDSPLMSALVSFAVGAVTLLILVLCGVTGRPRLAGLAEAPWWAYLGGLCGALIVSAAVIALPRIGAGSVVVISIFGQLVCAMILDHFGLLGIPRFPLTATRLLGVILVFVGVILTQRR is encoded by the coding sequence ATGCGCAACTGGATCTTCGCCCTTGTCGCCCTTGCTGGGGCCGCCATTCCCTTTCAATCGGTTGTTAATAGCCGTCTCAAGAACGCCGTCGACTCGCCGCTGATGAGCGCCCTGGTCTCGTTCGCCGTCGGCGCCGTGACCCTGCTGATCCTCGTCCTCTGCGGCGTCACCGGTCGCCCGCGTCTGGCGGGCCTCGCCGAGGCGCCCTGGTGGGCCTACCTCGGCGGCCTCTGCGGCGCGCTCATCGTGAGCGCCGCCGTCATCGCCCTCCCGCGCATCGGCGCCGGCAGCGTCGTCGTCATCTCCATTTTCGGCCAGCTCGTCTGCGCCATGATCCTCGACCACTTCGGCCTCCTCGGCATCCCTCGATTCCCCCTGACCGCCACCCGCCTCCTCGGCGTCATCCTCGTCTTCGTCGGCGTGATTCTCACCCAGCGCCGGTAA
- a CDS encoding aldo/keto reductase, producing the protein MQTRQLGKSGLVVSAEGLGCMGMSEFYGATDDAQSTETLRRALDLGVTFFDTADMYGVGRNETLVGNALRAKRDQVVIATKFGNKRAPDGSRLGIDGSPQYVREACDASLKRLGVDTIDLYYQHRVDPKTPIEDTVGAMAELVTAGKVRYLGLSEASAATIRRAHAVHPIAALQTEYSLWTRDVEADILPTVRELGIGFVPYSPLGRGFLTGTIKDTSSFGADDFRATRSPRFQGENFDRNLGIVEQIEALAKEKGVTSGQIALAWVLAQGSDIVPIPGTRRIPYLEENLKALEVTLTPDDLARIDKIAPLGVAAGTRYEESGMTAVNI; encoded by the coding sequence ATGCAAACGCGACAGCTGGGAAAAAGCGGACTCGTCGTTTCGGCGGAGGGTCTGGGATGCATGGGCATGTCGGAGTTTTATGGGGCGACGGATGATGCGCAGTCCACGGAGACTCTGCGCCGCGCTCTGGATCTGGGCGTGACGTTTTTTGATACGGCGGATATGTACGGCGTCGGGCGAAATGAAACGCTGGTGGGGAACGCGCTTCGGGCGAAGCGCGATCAGGTGGTGATCGCCACCAAGTTCGGCAACAAGCGTGCGCCGGACGGGTCGCGCCTGGGAATTGACGGCTCGCCGCAGTACGTGCGGGAGGCGTGCGACGCCAGCCTGAAGCGGCTCGGCGTCGATACGATCGATCTTTATTATCAGCACCGCGTGGACCCCAAGACGCCGATTGAGGACACCGTCGGCGCGATGGCCGAACTGGTGACGGCGGGCAAGGTCCGCTATCTGGGGCTTTCGGAGGCGAGCGCCGCGACAATCCGGCGCGCCCACGCCGTCCATCCGATCGCAGCTCTGCAAACCGAGTATTCGCTCTGGACCCGCGACGTCGAAGCCGACATTTTGCCGACCGTACGCGAGCTGGGAATCGGTTTCGTTCCCTACAGTCCGCTCGGGCGCGGCTTCCTCACCGGCACGATCAAAGACACCAGCAGCTTCGGCGCCGACGACTTCCGCGCGACCCGCTCGCCGCGTTTCCAGGGCGAGAACTTCGACCGCAACCTGGGGATCGTCGAACAGATCGAAGCGCTCGCCAAAGAAAAGGGCGTTACGTCCGGACAGATCGCCCTTGCCTGGGTGCTGGCGCAGGGTTCGGACATCGTCCCGATCCCCGGCACGCGACGGATCCCCTATCTCGAAGAGAATCTCAAAGCGCTGGAGGTCACGCTGACTCCGGACGATCTGGCCCGCATCGACAAAATCGCGCCGCTGGGCGTGGCGGCGGGAACGCGCTACGAGGAATCGGGAATGACGGCGGTGAATATCTAA
- a CDS encoding tetratricopeptide repeat protein yields the protein MSSLALPLVLLALLLVGEWFVFTFLPHHAQRLAARGEIDRGIAILERLNKLTFWVRGGLSVLTRYRLAGLYAQAQRYRESVDLYQSLLKHRLTPSLEGDIHLRLADCWEGLGLSSDAATERFEAHDRAHRAEADPASRRTEGMLLERENKYAEACVAYEQGLSATPLSDKITRAIFLGHLCVASFNAGRMDQVIRWTDEATTTRCLGDVGASIHGMAAVATSNMGDFARAEHHSQQRYEIALSKNNKDDAAEALAFLASIHKRQGRFVEAIETVDRAIALSAKAGRTANMSKAECLETIGDFDGALQAFDACADAPGIWVPTLQQRNLAVVSLGRARALLGAGRPEEADPHLRKAEREFMCDEKLSLWCHSLRTWLDASMGKRAAAAQGIAFLESHIAKFPHDRGTALSLAASIARAVYLLGDYEQSRDLWRQYLAMIPDPVEFPKGYYFLGESLLALGESQAAREAFTQAVDQKIDTHFARLAHAKLDELFS from the coding sequence ATGTCCTCTCTGGCGCTGCCGCTGGTGCTGCTGGCTTTGCTGCTGGTCGGCGAGTGGTTTGTTTTTACATTTTTACCGCACCACGCCCAGCGCCTCGCGGCGCGAGGGGAGATTGACCGGGGGATCGCGATTCTGGAGCGCCTCAACAAGCTGACCTTCTGGGTGCGCGGGGGCTTGTCGGTTCTGACTCGGTACCGGCTGGCGGGATTGTACGCGCAGGCGCAGCGGTATCGCGAATCGGTAGACCTGTACCAATCGCTGCTCAAGCATCGGCTGACGCCGTCGCTGGAGGGCGATATCCATCTGCGCCTCGCCGACTGCTGGGAGGGATTAGGACTGTCGTCCGACGCCGCCACGGAGCGGTTTGAGGCGCATGACCGCGCGCACCGGGCGGAGGCCGATCCTGCAAGCCGGCGGACCGAGGGGATGCTGCTGGAGCGCGAGAACAAGTACGCGGAGGCGTGCGTGGCGTACGAACAGGGTTTATCGGCGACCCCCCTGAGCGACAAGATCACGCGCGCGATCTTCCTGGGGCATCTCTGCGTGGCGTCGTTCAACGCGGGCCGTATGGACCAGGTGATTCGGTGGACGGACGAGGCGACGACGACTCGATGTCTGGGCGATGTCGGGGCCTCCATCCACGGCATGGCGGCGGTCGCCACCAGCAATATGGGCGACTTCGCGCGGGCGGAGCACCATTCGCAGCAGCGTTACGAGATCGCCCTTTCGAAGAACAACAAAGATGACGCCGCTGAGGCGCTCGCCTTTCTCGCCAGCATCCATAAGCGCCAGGGGCGATTTGTAGAGGCGATCGAAACGGTGGACCGCGCCATCGCTCTGAGCGCCAAGGCGGGCCGCACGGCGAATATGTCCAAGGCCGAGTGTCTGGAGACGATTGGGGACTTCGACGGCGCGCTTCAGGCGTTCGACGCCTGCGCGGATGCGCCCGGCATCTGGGTTCCAACGCTCCAGCAGCGCAATCTGGCGGTGGTGTCGCTCGGCCGCGCCCGCGCGCTGCTCGGCGCCGGCCGGCCGGAAGAGGCCGATCCGCATCTGCGCAAGGCGGAGCGGGAGTTTATGTGCGACGAGAAGCTGAGCCTCTGGTGTCACAGCCTGCGCACGTGGCTCGACGCATCGATGGGCAAGCGTGCGGCGGCGGCGCAGGGGATCGCCTTTCTGGAATCCCATATCGCGAAATTCCCGCACGATCGCGGTACGGCCCTCTCACTCGCCGCATCGATCGCCCGCGCGGTCTATCTGCTCGGCGACTACGAACAAAGCCGGGACCTCTGGCGGCAGTATCTCGCCATGATCCCCGACCCCGTCGAATTCCCGAAGGGCTACTATTTCCTCGGCGAATCCCTGCTTGCCCTGGGCGAATCCCAGGCGGCGCGGGAGGCGTTTACCCAGGCGGTCGACCAGAAGATCGACACCCATTTCGCGCGCCTTGCGCACGCCAAATTGGACGAACTCTTTTCATAA
- the smc gene encoding chromosome segregation protein SMC gives MHLKRLQLQGFKTFADKTLIEFSEGVTAVVGPNGSGKSNIADAILWVLGEQKASAVRGTRATDVIFSGSDKRRPMGMAEVSLTVDNSDGGLPVKFDEVTITRRAYRTGDGEYFLNKVPCRLKDIYELFLDTGVGREAYSLVNQSEIDAVLSVNPEDRRGLFEEAAGIKKYRVKKREAMRKLESTETNLQRVRDIIGEIDGRLEPLREQAERAAIYIKLKTRLRAIETNLLIVDLRWAENELAATRKARAAAQAKLAEQDAGNTQAQERSQVIGARLAEAERELETRRDEHQRALSQAERAESQRALAGQRAKGLESSLHLLAQELEGLLSRRTRLSTELDEIRKELEAAQETEKALRAQVGSQQGAGQGLTERIQQLTKQSERRRQESLALARQQAARQADLARAEARVAELESGLPTLKEEWERHAENARLRVAEVEASREAVTTTRAALAEADKAVADAQAARDAARLAVHTAQNALNGAQSKSVGVSTRLRTLQDLENAQEGYHQGVRAVADARKRGHLQGNFTVVADAFVAPPGYEVAFETALAGSLQDIITDSEADAKAAIDYLYQNRAGRATFLPLNRMRPHRDGLELGRAAAMPGVLGTALELVEFQPRYRAALETLMGRFFICETMDHALAASHVARGWNRIVTLTGELISPNGAMSGGRQNGRGAGQILGRKTEIAGLKADLAASEKELSARRDDVKAAEAAREAADRGLSEAQNARQAAQLAASEASRRVDFAGNEAKRSADQRDASARRMETSQSSLAQARAQAAAAAEALASAGVETAGVDDAMATETEEIRALTAERDALQGDLTAVRINLATESERVASLSRSLRAAQSELDQISVQHERKTNQSREAHAEHASLEGQTGDRDAESAEAVKARDIAKVRLEEQQVVREELRRQAGALGQEMRAQDAARAETAEILHKAELKEARLEVQRGQYAGRLLEEYEIDAEQAMAMPEDPEVTDGSPQEVGRLRREIKAMGEVNTAAVEEYEEVSTRHAFLTEQRADLDEGREKLLEAIREIDESTRGVFLETFHAVAKAFDELFTRLFRGGKTDLVLTNPADILETGIDIMVQPPGKKRQNLALLSGGERALTAAALLFAFLQVKPSPFVVMDEVDAPLDGANVERFSELLREFGVRSQFIIITHNPTTMEAAPLWYGVTMQEPGISRVLSMQAPPGLEDGPAAPANLKPKTSNGRRPKVAAEAAG, from the coding sequence ATGCACCTCAAGCGCCTCCAACTTCAGGGCTTCAAAACGTTCGCGGACAAAACCCTCATCGAGTTCTCCGAAGGCGTCACGGCGGTGGTCGGTCCCAATGGGTCCGGCAAGAGCAATATCGCCGACGCGATTCTGTGGGTTTTGGGCGAGCAGAAGGCCTCGGCCGTGCGCGGAACGCGCGCGACGGATGTGATCTTTTCGGGCAGCGACAAGCGGCGCCCGATGGGAATGGCCGAGGTGTCGCTGACCGTCGACAACTCCGACGGCGGTCTCCCCGTGAAGTTCGATGAGGTCACCATCACCCGGCGCGCCTATCGCACGGGCGACGGCGAGTATTTCCTCAACAAAGTCCCCTGCCGTCTCAAAGATATTTACGAGCTGTTTCTCGACACGGGCGTCGGCCGCGAGGCGTATTCGCTGGTCAACCAGAGCGAGATCGACGCCGTGCTGTCGGTCAACCCCGAGGACCGGCGCGGGCTCTTTGAAGAAGCGGCGGGCATCAAGAAGTATCGCGTGAAGAAGCGCGAGGCGATGCGCAAGCTGGAGTCCACCGAGACGAACTTGCAGCGCGTGCGCGATATCATCGGCGAGATCGACGGGCGCCTGGAGCCGCTGCGCGAGCAGGCCGAACGGGCGGCGATCTACATCAAGCTGAAGACGCGGCTGCGGGCGATCGAGACCAATCTGCTGATCGTGGACTTGCGCTGGGCAGAAAACGAGCTGGCGGCCACACGCAAGGCGCGCGCGGCGGCGCAGGCGAAGCTCGCGGAGCAGGATGCGGGCAATACCCAGGCGCAGGAGCGCTCACAGGTGATCGGCGCCCGGCTCGCGGAAGCCGAACGGGAATTGGAGACGCGGCGCGACGAGCACCAGCGCGCGCTCTCACAGGCCGAACGGGCGGAAAGCCAGCGCGCGCTCGCCGGACAGCGGGCGAAGGGCCTCGAGTCCTCGCTGCATCTCCTGGCTCAAGAGCTGGAGGGACTGCTGTCCCGCCGCACGCGTTTGTCCACCGAGCTGGACGAGATCCGCAAGGAGCTGGAGGCGGCGCAGGAGACGGAAAAGGCGCTGCGGGCGCAGGTCGGCTCCCAGCAGGGCGCGGGGCAGGGCCTGACCGAGCGCATCCAGCAGCTCACCAAACAAAGCGAGCGGCGGCGGCAGGAATCGCTGGCGCTGGCGCGGCAGCAGGCCGCGCGGCAGGCCGATCTCGCCCGCGCCGAGGCGCGCGTCGCCGAGCTGGAATCGGGCCTGCCGACTCTGAAAGAAGAGTGGGAGCGGCACGCGGAGAACGCGCGCCTGCGCGTCGCCGAAGTCGAGGCGTCCCGGGAAGCCGTCACGACGACTCGCGCCGCGCTCGCCGAAGCGGACAAAGCGGTGGCTGACGCGCAGGCCGCGCGCGACGCCGCGCGGCTCGCCGTCCATACCGCGCAGAACGCGCTGAATGGGGCGCAGTCCAAATCCGTGGGCGTCAGCACTCGCCTGCGCACGCTCCAAGATCTGGAGAACGCCCAGGAAGGATACCACCAGGGCGTCCGCGCCGTGGCCGACGCCCGCAAGCGCGGACATTTGCAGGGAAACTTCACCGTCGTCGCCGACGCGTTCGTCGCGCCGCCGGGCTACGAAGTCGCCTTTGAAACCGCCCTCGCCGGCAGCCTTCAGGACATTATCACCGACAGCGAAGCGGACGCCAAGGCCGCGATCGATTATCTCTACCAGAACCGCGCCGGCCGCGCCACCTTCCTCCCATTGAATCGCATGCGACCCCACCGCGACGGCCTGGAGCTGGGCCGCGCCGCCGCGATGCCCGGCGTGCTGGGGACGGCGCTGGAGCTGGTCGAATTTCAGCCGCGCTACCGGGCCGCGCTGGAAACCCTGATGGGACGCTTCTTCATCTGCGAGACGATGGACCACGCGCTCGCCGCCTCGCATGTCGCGCGCGGCTGGAATCGAATTGTCACCCTCACCGGCGAACTAATCTCTCCGAACGGCGCCATGAGCGGCGGGCGTCAAAACGGGCGCGGCGCGGGGCAGATCCTGGGCCGCAAGACCGAGATCGCCGGCCTCAAGGCCGATTTGGCGGCGAGTGAGAAAGAGCTGTCGGCGCGGCGGGATGACGTGAAGGCCGCCGAAGCGGCGCGCGAGGCCGCCGACCGGGGCCTCTCCGAAGCGCAGAACGCGCGGCAGGCCGCGCAGCTCGCCGCCAGCGAAGCGAGCCGCCGGGTCGACTTCGCCGGAAACGAAGCCAAGCGCAGCGCGGACCAGCGCGACGCCAGCGCCCGCCGGATGGAAACCAGCCAGTCGTCGCTCGCCCAGGCGCGCGCTCAGGCCGCCGCCGCCGCCGAGGCGCTCGCGAGCGCGGGCGTCGAGACCGCCGGCGTCGACGACGCCATGGCGACCGAGACGGAAGAAATCCGCGCCCTGACCGCCGAGCGCGACGCTTTGCAAGGGGATCTGACGGCGGTTCGGATCAACCTCGCAACTGAGAGCGAGCGCGTCGCCAGCCTCTCACGCTCCCTGCGCGCCGCGCAGTCCGAGCTGGACCAGATCTCCGTCCAGCACGAGCGCAAGACCAATCAAAGCCGGGAGGCGCACGCCGAGCATGCGTCCCTGGAAGGCCAGACCGGAGACCGGGACGCCGAGAGCGCCGAGGCGGTGAAGGCGCGCGACATCGCCAAAGTCCGTTTGGAAGAGCAGCAGGTCGTGCGCGAGGAGCTGCGACGTCAGGCGGGCGCGCTGGGTCAGGAGATGCGCGCCCAGGACGCCGCGCGCGCCGAGACCGCCGAAATACTGCACAAGGCTGAGCTGAAGGAAGCGCGCCTGGAAGTCCAGCGCGGCCAGTACGCCGGGCGTCTGCTGGAAGAGTATGAGATCGACGCCGAACAGGCGATGGCGATGCCGGAGGATCCCGAAGTCACAGACGGCTCCCCGCAGGAAGTCGGTCGCCTGCGCCGCGAGATCAAGGCGATGGGCGAGGTCAACACGGCCGCCGTTGAGGAGTACGAGGAAGTCTCCACGCGTCACGCCTTCCTGACCGAGCAGCGCGCGGACCTCGACGAGGGCCGCGAAAAGCTCCTGGAAGCGATCCGCGAGATCGACGAATCCACGCGCGGCGTCTTCTTGGAGACATTCCACGCCGTCGCCAAAGCCTTCGACGAGTTATTCACCCGCCTTTTCCGTGGCGGCAAGACCGATCTCGTCCTGACCAACCCCGCCGATATTCTCGAAACGGGCATCGACATCATGGTGCAGCCGCCCGGCAAGAAGCGCCAAAACCTCGCGCTGCTCTCCGGCGGCGAGCGCGCCCTCACCGCCGCCGCGCTGCTCTTCGCCTTCCTTCAGGTCAAGCCCAGCCCATTCGTCGTGATGGACGAAGTGGATGCGCCTCTCGACGGCGCCAACGTCGAACGCTTCTCCGAACTGCTGCGCGAATTCGGCGTCCGCTCCCAGTTCATCATCATCACCCACAACCCCACCACCATGGAAGCCGCTC
- a CDS encoding DUF4385 domain-containing protein: MSFDYSLDYKTIDFREHPELYRVGVGEQGVLMVEPYKSEILPHWRFKTPEIAQKSSAEIHALFLRYKAANDFVGMDMARKFLQMGYTRARRYANHPSGRKYVQGEIAPQAKDWATSEKAQSAQIFYEIWQGVRDDPEYQRQRAEHISRYGK, encoded by the coding sequence ATGAGCTTTGACTATTCCCTGGACTATAAAACCATCGACTTCCGCGAGCATCCCGAGCTGTACCGAGTCGGCGTCGGCGAACAGGGCGTTTTGATGGTGGAGCCCTACAAATCCGAAATCCTCCCGCACTGGCGCTTCAAAACCCCCGAGATCGCCCAAAAATCCTCCGCCGAGATTCACGCTCTTTTCCTTCGATACAAAGCCGCGAACGATTTTGTCGGCATGGATATGGCCCGGAAATTCCTCCAAATGGGCTACACGCGCGCCCGCCGCTACGCCAACCATCCCAGCGGCCGCAAATATGTCCAGGGCGAAATAGCGCCGCAAGCGAAAGACTGGGCGACCAGCGAAAAAGCCCAATCCGCTCAAATCTTTTACGAGATCTGGCAAGGCGTGCGGGACGACCCAGAGTACCAGCGCCAGCGCGCGGAGCATATTTCGAGGTATGGGAAGTGA
- a CDS encoding (R)-mandelonitrile lyase, translated as MEIKRNGSRPSGKGPADYFTGTVRIDPLFQAPHPARAGGATVTFEPGARTAWHTHPLGQTLIVTAGLGRAQREGGPIEEIRPGDVIWFAPGEKHWHGGSPTTAMTHIAIAEQVNGSPVDWLEHVTDEQYDNQEQKS; from the coding sequence ATGGAGATCAAACGAAACGGATCCCGGCCTTCCGGCAAGGGGCCGGCGGATTATTTTACCGGGACAGTGCGGATCGATCCACTGTTCCAGGCCCCCCACCCGGCGCGCGCCGGCGGCGCGACCGTCACCTTTGAGCCGGGCGCGCGCACCGCGTGGCATACCCATCCGCTGGGCCAGACCCTGATTGTGACGGCCGGGCTTGGACGGGCGCAGCGTGAGGGCGGTCCGATCGAGGAGATCCGTCCGGGCGATGTCATCTGGTTCGCGCCGGGCGAGAAGCACTGGCACGGCGGATCGCCGACCACCGCCATGACGCACATCGCCATCGCCGAGCAGGTCAACGGCAGCCCCGTCGACTGGCTGGAGCATGTCACCGACGAACAGTACGACAATCAGGAACAGAAATCGTGA
- a CDS encoding aldo/keto reductase has translation MQKRTLGKSGLEVSAIGLGCMGMSFGYGPAKDEQEMISVLKGAVDLGVTFFDTAEMYGPFANEILVGKALSPIRGQVVIATKFGFDIDANGKPTGALNSRPEHIKDVAEASLKRLNIDAIDLFYQHRVDPNVPIEDVAGAVKELIQEGKIKHFGLSEAGAQTIRRAHAVQPVTALQSEYSLWWREPETKTMPTLEELGIGFVPFSPLGRGFLTGKIDENITFDSSDIRSHNPRFTPEARKANQALIDLIGSIAGKKDATPAQIALAWILAQKPWIAPIPGTTKLARLQENVGGAAVELTSEDLRDIEEAASKIEIEGARYAESSERMVDR, from the coding sequence ATGCAAAAGCGCACACTCGGAAAAAGCGGCCTGGAGGTTTCGGCCATCGGCCTCGGCTGTATGGGCATGAGTTTTGGCTACGGTCCGGCCAAGGACGAACAGGAAATGATCTCGGTGCTCAAGGGAGCGGTTGACCTCGGCGTGACGTTCTTCGACACCGCGGAGATGTACGGCCCGTTCGCCAACGAGATACTCGTCGGCAAGGCGCTGTCGCCCATTCGCGGGCAAGTCGTCATCGCCACCAAGTTTGGATTCGACATCGACGCCAACGGGAAGCCGACCGGCGCTCTCAATAGCCGACCCGAACATATCAAGGACGTCGCCGAAGCGTCTTTGAAGCGACTGAACATTGACGCCATCGACCTGTTCTACCAGCACCGGGTGGACCCAAACGTCCCCATTGAAGACGTGGCCGGCGCGGTGAAGGAACTGATTCAGGAAGGCAAGATCAAGCACTTCGGCCTCTCGGAAGCCGGAGCGCAGACGATCCGCCGCGCACACGCCGTACAGCCCGTCACCGCGCTTCAGAGCGAATACTCCCTCTGGTGGCGAGAGCCTGAGACGAAAACCATGCCCACGCTGGAGGAACTCGGCATCGGGTTCGTCCCCTTCAGCCCACTGGGGCGTGGCTTTTTGACGGGTAAGATCGACGAAAACATCACTTTCGACAGCTCGGACATCCGCAGCCACAACCCACGCTTCACGCCGGAGGCTCGCAAAGCCAATCAGGCCCTGATCGATCTGATCGGGAGCATCGCGGGAAAGAAGGATGCGACGCCGGCCCAGATCGCGCTCGCGTGGATCCTCGCACAGAAGCCATGGATCGCTCCGATCCCCGGAACCACCAAGTTAGCGCGGCTCCAAGAGAACGTCGGCGGGGCCGCCGTCGAACTGACGTCCGAAGACCTTCGCGACATCGAAGAGGCCGCCTCCAAGATCGAAATCGAGGGAGCGCGGTACGCAGAAAGCTCGGAGCGGATGGTCGATCGCTGA